DNA sequence from the Deltaproteobacteria bacterium genome:
GATCAGGAAGGCACTGTCGCGGATGAGATACCAGCGCATGTCGTCCGTGGTGTTTCCGGATGAGCTGAAACAGCCGCAGTCAAGATCGATGCCGCGCAGATGGGCGCTGAAAATCGCGGCCAGAAAAACAGCCAGAAGCAGATTGGACAGGATCAGGGCCGAACCCATCCAGATCCGGCACAGGAGCATCGCGGCCAGGAGAATTTCCAGCCAGGGCAAAACCAGGGCCACGGCGTTGA
Encoded proteins:
- a CDS encoding methylamine utilization MauE — encoded protein: NAVALVLPWLEILLAAMLLCRIWMGSALILSNLLLAVFLAAIFSAHLRGIDLDCGCFSSSGNTTDDMRWYLIRDSAFLILGLATAWLEARRDASTKPAPTPQSAV